The DNA window TCCCACCATCTTACTTTTTTTCGTGTAAAAAACTTCAAAAGCTTTTAGTATTTATTGCCATAGTCTGCTGATGTGTGATGCATGCATACTCTTACACTTCCAAAAATGAGGTTCTGGTTGGTGCTACAACAATTGGCACTCATCCTCATACTAATCATTACTACTGATgctcttaataataataacgaaACCGATCATGTTTCACTATTGGCTATGAAGTCCAAGATCTTCGACCCTTTTGGTGGGGGAGCTTTGAGTTCATGGAACGAGTCTTCCCATTTCTGCAATTGGGAAGGTGTGCTCTGCGGTAAAAGACACAAGAGGGTCACTCGCATTCGTCTAAGCTCTTTGGGTTTGTCGGGCACCTTGTCTCCTCATGTAGGAAATCTCACCTTTCTTAGACGACTGGTGCTATACAACAATACTTTCCACGGGGAAATCCCAAATGAAATAGGTGGCTTGTACAGGCTGAAATTATTGGCGCTCGAAGCGAACAGTTTCCACGGCAGGATTCCTGCCAGCCTGTCGCATTGCTCTAACCTCGTGGATCTATTTATTGGGTACAATAATCTGGTGGGAACCATCCCCGAAGAATTTAGCTCCTTGTCGATGCTCAAGGAGATCTCCGTACATGAAAACAATTTAACTGGAGGAATTCCAAAATCTCTGGGCAATATCACTTCTCTTGAGCTATTCTCTGCTGGAGGTAATCTCTTTGGTGGAACTATTCCAAATAACTTGGGGCAGTTAAAGAAcctcatatttctttcattgGATTATAATCAGATCTCTGGTACGATCCCTTCATCATTGTATAACATCTCCCACTTGAATGTTTTATCTTTAGCATTTAATGATCTTCACGGGAGTCTTCCATCCTACATTGGGAACATGTTCCCGCATTTGGAATTCCTTCAACTCCAAGTTAACAACTTCACCGGACAACTTCCAAATTCAATAGGGAATCTTACCAAAGTCAAGTGGCTAAGTTTTAACAAAAACGAATTCAGTGGGAAACTGACGGTTGATTTCAGCAAACTAGTGAATCTCGTGATTCTTCGTTTACAATTGAACAGTTTAGGGAGTGGGGATTTTGACGAAATGCATTTCCTCGAGTCACTTACTAATTGCAGCAGTTTGGAAATATTGAACATATTTAGCAACAAGCTTAAAGGAGTGCTTCCCGATTTTGTAGGGAATCTATCATCAAATATACATTTCTTCGCCCTTGCTGGTAACCAACTGCAAGGCAGGATTCCTCCAACCATCGGAAACCTTGTTAACTTGTCTTTGTTAGACTTATCTAATAACAGATTCACTAGGCCGATACCTAGTACCATAGGTAAACTTCAAAAGTTGCAGAGATTTTCCCTCGCACAAAATCAGCTTTCGGGTACTATTCCGGATTCAATTGGGAATCTTTCTTTGGTGAATGATCTCTATTTCAGTATCAATAACCTAGAGGGAACGATACCTTCCAGTATTAGCAACTGCCAAAGATTAATAGCATTGGGtcttgaacaaaacaacctgaGTGGAACCATTCCCAAAGAACTTTTCCAAATTTCATCTCTATCGATTTTGCTCAACTTATCTCACAATCAACTGTCCGGGCCACTTCCTTCAGAAATCGGAGAACTCAAAAGTTTGGTGGCGTTAGACATATCAAACAATAATGACTTGTCCGGCGAGATTCCTGGTAGTATAAGTAGTTGTACCAGCCTCGAATTCCTATTCCTGGAAGGAAACATGCTCCAAGGATCTATTCCCATGTCGATGGAATTCATGAGAGGACTTCAATTTCTTGACCTGTCGAGCAATAATCTATCGGGACAAATCCCAACTTTCTTGGAGAAACTTCCATTGATCAACCTTAACTTGTCCTTCAATTATTTCAATGGAGAATTGCCTTTACACGGGGCTTTTGCAAACTCAACTTCAGTATCCGTGTATGGGAACGATAAGCTATGCGGCGGAATACCTTCTCTACAACTTCCAAGATGTCCGATCAAGAAATTGAATCGTAACTTCTTCTTTTCATCCAAACGCATCTATGCAATCGTGGGTACTTCAATATTAGGAATACTAATCCTAATTTCAAGCTTGGTGTTTTACTTTCGGAAAAGGAAAAGGGAATCCACCACCACTTTGGAATTGCTGCCCAAGGAGTCTTTCGTGCAAATATCCTACGGCGAGCTCCTCAATGCAACGGATGGGTTCTCTTCCAACAATTTGATTGGTACTGGCGGTTTTGGATTCGTCTACAAAGGAGTTCTTGATCAGATCGGAGATGTTGCAATCAAAGTACTTAACCTTGTAAACCCAGGTGCCACGAGGAGCTTCATTGCAGAATGTAAAGCGTTAAAGAACATTAGACACCGGAACCTTGTCAAGATCGTAACATGTTGTTCAAGCATTGATTTTCAAGGTAACGAATTTAAAGCTCTAGTTTACGAACTCATGATGAATGGAAATCTGGAGAAATGGTTGCATCCATCTCAAGACACTAGTAGACCTGAGTTCAATCTACTCCAGTGTTTAAGAGTTGCAATTGATGTGGCTTCTGCACTCGATTACCTTCATTATCAGTGCGAACCCACGGTTATTCATTGTGATCTGAAGCCAAGTAACATCCTTCTTGACCAACAAATGGTTGCACATGTTGGAGATTTCGGACTGGCCAGACTTTTTCATCCAGAAATGGGTATTTCCCATCACAGTACTTCGATGGGAGTGATAGGCACAGTCGGATATGCAGCACCAGGTATGTTAACCGATAGTAGAACAAATCctgtctttattttttattagcctaatttattttataatattaatcagAGTATGGTCTTGGAAGTGAAATGTCGATGAAAGGAGATGTTTACAGCTACGGAGTTTTGTTGCTAGAGATGTTAACGGGAAAGAGGCCCACTGATTTGATGTTTGTGGATGGTCTTAACATTCGTAACTTTACTAGTCAAGTCTTAACAGGAAACGTAATTGAGATTGTAATGGATCCAGTAATTTTAAACGGTGACATTGTTATTGGTCAGAGGGATAATTGTCTGATCGCAATGGTGAAGATTGCTTTGGCTTGCTCGGAAGAGCTACCCCAAAATAGGATGAACATGACCGATGTTGTTAGGGAGTTGCAACATATTAAGAAGGTCATGTTCAAGTGAACATAAAAATTTTTACTTTcaactttaattttgtttttgtaattgtACTCTTATTAAGCCAATAATAAATTACATCATTGATGAACTCTTAAAATAGAAATTAGTTTTGCCTATTTACAAggaaataagatcaaaatatatCATCGTACAAATTTACGGAGTTAATCAGATAGAGGGCAGTAAAATAGATgcaatatactaattattatagtTGGAGGGTCTATCCAAAAAGGATGTTAATATTCAAAgtgggaaatttgatcaaatgaccctatTTATGGGTGACCCATACTAAATAATGTGGGTCAAAATGACATTTTGAGTCTATGAAACCATAGTGCCCTTAATGGGTCTTTTTAGGATTTTGTACAATCAAACACTCTCCTTCCTTCTTTTTCATCTTCTCTATATCTAAATATCAGCGGATGGTCCATCTTCTCTTGGAGAGGGAATGTCTCACAATTCTTATCTTTTAAGTTCACtcattggttttatttttatcaacttttatcttctttttttagacatatatatttatttttttacatttatttcctttttctCTAGGTTTTAAAAGGTAGGTTTTAAAAGGGTAATGAAGtgtaaagttaattttaattaattacttatttttaatatttatattaattaaatatattataataagtaaaggaaaacaaatttaataaaattaatatcatatttactaattatcattctatattattattaataacatcTTGTACAGATTAGTATTCAACCTTTCATACtactattatattaaaaaaattgtatacatcttttaatataaattttagttagaataataataataaatttgtaattttaataacatttgattttaaataaaaattatttcacaactaaaattttaaaatttaatgtacgtattaatattgataaaaatatacttAAGGTCTTCGTAGACGCAATAGGAGGCGATGGGTTCCTTAACGGAAGACAAATCACTGCGATTGATTCCTTCGTATAAATTTCTAACTACTCCTGTACTAAAAGATTCATTTTTCGTCGTATGAAGACGACGACTGCATAATTAGTCTGTCGACGGCGGTGACTGATTATCGGAGACGGCGACGAAGAGATAGAGGATGTCGTTGCCACTTCGGCCAATGACAACTCACAATCGTCGTCCATTGTCCTAGCAGCCATGTATGGTACTTCCGCAATGCCGTTCCTGAGATTTTTTAGGCCTTAGGAGAAAGCACGAAATTGGGGCCCTACACATAAATTTCACTTGTGTTTCACCGTTGATCTTCAATAACCTTCCAATATCTACAAAGATGCAACATAAATTGTCAACGAAAGTGACTTCTCCATTGATttacaacaaaagaaaaacacaTTATCCACTGATTTTGAATAAACCAACCATTTCCTATCCCTTTCTTCTCCATTACTTAACTTTTGAGAATAGTGAAAATAAGAAAAGCGCCTAGAAATATGATCATAAGGAAACTCAAGATTTAATTCCCGTCTAGGACCCTTTTCAACCAATAAATATCTTGTTTTATTATCAAGATTATCCCAATTTATAGGACCATATATATCTACTAGGGGTTTATCCACGAGAGAGATAGAATGGTTGTTCATTTGACTATCATTTTCGGGAATGATATTTATTTCCTCCACATTCTCATCtacattaactatattaatttcttcAACATTTATCGCTTTAGTGGAGTCTAAATTTTCAGAAGCTTTTGTTCTTTTAAAAAACTTGTTAAGCGCACCACTTTgagatttaacaaattattcttctaattctttcttttttcgtTTTTCATAtccagataaatattttttcggcGCCATCAAACAAGTAAACTATTTTGAAAGATCTTTACGGCTTAACCATACAAATACACAATCTCAAAAcaaagcataaaaataaataacaatcaaaccctgatgttgaattttcacttttaatggtTAAACCTTACCTCAAGGCTCAACCCAGCGAAACAGAGCCACCgtcgaaattattttattgtcggtttcgttgtcggttttcgttgtcggtttcgttgtgagtttcgttgtcggtttcgttgtcgATGTAGGATACAAAGACTGAGAGAGACAGACAGTGAGACAGATAGtagggttttcaattttttgttttgatagtGTTAGTTTGTTTCTCTATTTGGGCTATAGAGCCATGGGccaaaaaaatctaacataataaaaaaaaattaaagaataagaaactaaaaatacTTACTAATACTtagcatatataaaaaatgggCCCCTTTTGGTCCTAGGCCCTAGGCCGTGGCCTAGGCTGCCTACCCCTCCGGGTCGGGCCTGCGCGAAGGCGACTGACGACGATTTGTTTAAAGACATGGAAGCCATAGGTGGAGCTCagaagaaatgaaagaaaattataCCTAAGCTTTTTAACCAGGAAATTTTGGTTCGGATATTCGGTCGTACCGGATTTTGACAAGTTCAAAAGGTAACGATATTATAGTTAAAATCGGAGCGTTCATTCACCCGTTTCGCGGTCGGACCAATTGAACCAGCAGTCcaaccgcgtattttaaaactatgaGAAAAAATCCAAAAAGAAACCTTCCTCAAATGAGCCCTAAGTATTAGACTCACTTAACTCATAATAACTTAAGTGGAAAAAGTAGATATTAAGTGACCAAATATTAAGGGTTTTAAGTTTTAGGTGGATGTAATGAATATGTGGGTAATATTAACAttcttcattaaaaaattatagatattatttaatgataatgGCTTAATTACTATATGAGACTCGAACTTTGAGCGTTTTTTATTATATGGAACTCGAACTTTAATTTGAGCCAAATGTGACTCTCTATATCaaatttttgtcatttgagactttttgttaggatttgtatctcccaaacgACATGCTTGAAACAATATGTAAAAAcgtaagaaaaaataatacaagaagacacagatttatagtggttcactcaaattgagctacgtccacttcagccgccaccagatttcactataagaagaaggaatacatagttttttgactcacactttatctctctagaattatgtctcACTATGTAAattcttaataatcacatatttatagggtaaacattcaagtaataaacctaaataactgtTGGTCAGGCTCAAGCCCAATActaaatacaaacccaataaactctaattatcaatgtagagtttattataagtgtatgcttcataactcaacaatctccacttaaagactaacttcatcatttctcgatcggtagtggctttccatctggtgtcttaacgaagaagcccaactgaagttgcacacaaattcagtttctcatttgtcacaactttcaTCAACATATCAGTTAGATTCTCACTTctgggaatcttctcaagagctaatattccatcttctaaagctgaccggatgaaatgataacgaacctgtatatatGCTttgtcctgccatgataaacatgattcgttgccaaatgaatgacactctgactgtcgcatcgcaacacacttccctcgtagtcttgacttaattctcgcaaaaagggttataaccacatcatctccttatcAGCCTCTATCATAGCAATATACTTTGTCTCCCAATTAGAAAGAACAACAATtttttgcaattttgaaactcaactcattgcagtacctcctagagtataaatgtaccctatattgtgctcttcctactatcaacatcaccaccattgtcagtaTCAATATATCCTTCCAaactcatattagactttcgaaaacacaaaacGAGAcacgtacttcctcttaagtgcCGTAGTATCCAATTTattgcttcccaatgttgtctatcCGGATTTCTCATGAACCTACTAACAACTctcactgcatgtgctatgtctggtcttgtgcgaactatcgcatacataatacaaccaatcaaccaatgatAGAGGCGTACGGAACAGTAGCCATGTAATTTTCCCCTCCTTTGTTGAAGGCgattgatctttagatagtctgaagtgactaactaaaggggtagtaactggttttgcatcatacaagttgaacctactaagaacatttcttcacatattcttcttgtgaaagcttgagaacttttCATTtatgaaaattctcatcccaaagATTTGTTTTGCatcacccaaatccttcattgcaaacttttcagacaactcttttttgagcttgttaatcttatacaaatttgctccagcaatcaacatgtcatcaacgtagaggagaAAATAATGTAcaatttatcaaacctcttgatatagtagcaatgatcagcttcacacctcagaaaattgttactttttatgaagctatcaaacttcttataccattgccttggagattgtttcaaaccgtacagactcttctgaagcttacacacaagctcatcttttcctttgatttcaaatccttctagttgtcgcatataaatctcttcatctaaatcaccatgaagaaaagcagttttgacatcaatttgttgaagatgaaggtcttcttttataaccaaactcaaaatagttctaattgtcatcaatttaactactagagagaagatctcattgtagtcaataacttctttctattgaaatcctttcacaaccaaccttgccttgtacctcatagttttatcatttttttctttaatcctAAAGATCTATTtcttgtgaagtgctttctttccctttggtagctcagtgagctcccaagtatgattcaacgtcaaagagtccatctcatctttcatcgcagactcccacttaaccgattgTATTGCTTCCACATAGCATttaggttcacctctatctgtcaacaagatatagtttagagatggagaccatctctcaactggttttcgattccttgacaatcttctcaactgtataaccggtgtttggtgatttacctctggggccacgttctcaacgatttcatcttcaacaacacattgttcttcttcgacagtcggtatatattcagctgaaaattctctcaaaccGACTATactagtctcttccaacttggaatcaccatctgatgttttcccaacacaatctttgtagagaacctaatcattgaagataatatttcttccacgaatgatcttccaatttttattatcccagaaacgataaccaaactcaatatcaccataaccaatggaaaaacatttattagactttggatcaagcttgttcctatcacattcattaatatgaacatatgataaacaaccaaacactttcaaataagaaagatttatctttttattgctccagacTTCTTTAGgtattctgaattcaagaggaatagaGGGTCCACTATTTATCAAGTATGCATCAGTATTTATAGCTTCTGTCTAGAAGGTTTTAAGCAACCTGCATGTAATCTCATGCTCCTAGCACGTTTGTTCAATGTTCGATTTATCCCTTcaactactccattctcttgaggcattcggggaacagtctttaccatactgatctcattcacaacaaaatactctttgaaatctgaattgatatattcacctccgttgtcggatctcaaacacttaactttctgatttgtttcattttcaaccaaagtcttccatttcttaaaaataacaaatacttcagacttgtgcttcataaaatatactcatACCTTTCTtatcgaatcatctataaacatCACGTAGTATTATGATCCgtcaatagaagaaacatgtgcaggtcctcacacatcagtgtgtacaacctctagcctttctttcttgagctctttctcaatctttaagaaactcagtcatttctattttccaagaatgcagttttcacataactgatgttcaacagacttcagctCTGGAATCTATccaatcttcaaaataattttaatccttttttcgctcatatggtcCAACTTGTAATGTCACAgttcactgttcttcgagtcatcaactacagcagcaattgtttctctacaagttgaagtcgtgtataatgtttcagttttgtgacctcgagcaacaactattgctcctttagtcaccttccacacaccatttccacaactaaaattgtgaccttcttcatcaagttgtgtaacattAATCAGATTgtgcattaaacctggaatgtgtctcacctcattaatctttcaaacaaaaccatttgtcatcttcaatttgatgtcactcatgccaacaatatccagtggctcaccatttgcgagataaactttctcaCAGTTTCCatccacataattctccattaattctttgtgggcagtggtgtggaaagatgctcccgagtccaaaactcatgaatctatcgggctatcaacagacagaagtaacgcattagTGACAGTTTCTGTAACAATGTTgcctgcatcatttttatcatcattgtttctCTTCAGTGCTTTGTAGTTACTGTTCAAATGACCATGTTTACCACAATTacaacactcaaatgtccgcccagacttaGACTGACTCTTCTTGCTCCTCGACATGTAtttgctcttacctcggttgaaatttctatcattacttcagcccctgttttccacattcagaacAGAACTTTTGAATATTTCACTAGAATCAATTTTTACGAACTTCTTCAGCAAAAATACggtctctaacttcaacaaattttagTTTAGCATTTCTAACAGAATTACTAATTgatgccctcataggttcccaactatttggtagaaatgctaacaaaatcatggcattaacttcatccccaaaatcaatctcaacagatagtagttgattcacaattgtattgaacttgttcaaatgagtagtgatagaaggaccatcaaccattcttaagtaaaagagttttttcattagatgtaccttgttgttagtagattgtttctcatacatatcagaaagagctttcatcagacccatggtggtttctcctttgctacattgtgagcaaccgtcttgactagcgtcaatcggacaaatcccaaaacctgtctatcaaggagtttccattcagcttcatccatcttctctgttTCTTattcaaaggaacatgaagcttctttccatagagataatatTCAATCTTCATTCTCCAAAAGGCATAATTTGTCCCatcgaatcttccaatcccatgtcatATATTGTTCTCACTTACCATCGTTTCCAATGCACAAATCTAAcatagctgctctgataccaattgttaggattttatctcccaaatccgatctgcttgaaacaatctgtaaaaacgcaagaaagaataacataagaagacacagatttatagtggttcactcaaattgagctacgtccacttcagccgccaccaaatttcactatgaagaagaagaatgaatacagagttttttgtctcacactttatctaTCTAGAATTGTGTTTAGCTCTAGATTTGTATCTTCATATGTATACATTAACTTGGAATAATTGAAGAtcaagtattttgtttaatactcataattttcctaattttaatgaaataataatgtgttttatgaaattaattttattgtgcaacttctatttttatggtatatttaagtttttgatACTCcgatttttatagaaaaaatgttagtaaaaataaactcaataaatata is part of the Impatiens glandulifera chromosome 1, dImpGla2.1, whole genome shotgun sequence genome and encodes:
- the LOC124909809 gene encoding putative receptor-like protein kinase At3g47110 → MRFWLVLQQLALILILIITTDALNNNNETDHVSLLAMKSKIFDPFGGGALSSWNESSHFCNWEGVLCGKRHKRVTRIRLSSLGLSGTLSPHVGNLTFLRRLVLYNNTFHGEIPNEIGGLYRLKLLALEANSFHGRIPASLSHCSNLVDLFIGYNNLVGTIPEEFSSLSMLKEISVHENNLTGGIPKSLGNITSLELFSAGGNLFGGTIPNNLGQLKNLIFLSLDYNQISGTIPSSLYNISHLNVLSLAFNDLHGSLPSYIGNMFPHLEFLQLQVNNFTGQLPNSIGNLTKVKWLSFNKNEFSGKLTVDFSKLVNLVILRLQLNSLGSGDFDEMHFLESLTNCSSLEILNIFSNKLKGVLPDFVGNLSSNIHFFALAGNQLQGRIPPTIGNLVNLSLLDLSNNRFTRPIPSTIGKLQKLQRFSLAQNQLSGTIPDSIGNLSLVNDLYFSINNLEGTIPSSISNCQRLIALGLEQNNLSGTIPKELFQISSLSILLNLSHNQLSGPLPSEIGELKSLVALDISNNNDLSGEIPGSISSCTSLEFLFLEGNMLQGSIPMSMEFMRGLQFLDLSSNNLSGQIPTFLEKLPLINLNLSFNYFNGELPLHGAFANSTSVSVYGNDKLCGGIPSLQLPRCPIKKLNRNFFFSSKRIYAIVGTSILGILILISSLVFYFRKRKRESTTTLELLPKESFVQISYGELLNATDGFSSNNLIGTGGFGFVYKGVLDQIGDVAIKVLNLVNPGATRSFIAECKALKNIRHRNLVKIVTCCSSIDFQGNEFKALVYELMMNGNLEKWLHPSQDTSRPEFNLLQCLRVAIDVASALDYLHYQCEPTVIHCDLKPSNILLDQQMVAHVGDFGLARLFHPEMGISHHSTSMGVIGTVGYAAPEYGLGSEMSMKGDVYSYGVLLLEMLTGKRPTDLMFVDGLNIRNFTSQVLTGNVIEIVMDPVILNGDIVIGQRDNCLIAMVKIALACSEELPQNRMNMTDVVRELQHIKKVMFK